The following proteins are encoded in a genomic region of Paenibacillus sp. FSL H3-0469:
- a CDS encoding ABC transporter ATP-binding protein, which yields MEGGLEATNASPLITITEGSKRYGSRPVLTGISMTVLPGTATALIGRNGSGKSTLLSILAGLLKLTSGTLTCDRQAITTGYAPEAFPGLKLTAEDYLRCMGRIAGLSEAASASRINELLQLFSLESSRSRKLAGFSKGMLQKVNLIQSLLIRPQLLLLDEPVSGLDLPAQDTLIDILLELKAEGTALVLSVHEPQLIEAVADTVYVLHEGQTIRTIHGAEKLKSAPVVNIVYTALPGQAQQALEALSGVIRVLPEPDFAGTACTGLTVDQQMSDTCLKQILAAGGSIVSVKPLGGLSDLAEWMDPKDQSGSERG from the coding sequence ATGGAAGGAGGCCTGGAAGCCACGAATGCATCACCTCTAATTACAATTACTGAAGGCAGCAAGCGGTATGGAAGCCGCCCGGTACTTACCGGGATATCGATGACGGTTCTTCCTGGCACGGCCACCGCTCTGATTGGCCGCAACGGGTCCGGCAAGAGTACGCTGTTGTCCATCCTCGCGGGACTGCTGAAGCTGACTTCCGGCACGCTTACCTGCGACCGCCAGGCGATAACCACAGGCTATGCACCTGAAGCCTTTCCCGGCTTGAAGCTCACCGCCGAAGACTATCTGCGCTGCATGGGCCGGATTGCCGGACTCTCCGAAGCGGCTTCGGCATCCCGGATCAACGAACTGCTGCAGCTGTTCAGTCTCGAATCCTCCCGCAGCCGCAAGCTGGCTGGCTTCTCCAAGGGGATGCTGCAGAAGGTCAACCTGATCCAGAGTCTGCTGATCCGGCCGCAGCTGCTCCTGCTCGATGAGCCCGTGTCAGGATTGGATCTGCCCGCACAAGATACGCTTATCGATATCCTGCTGGAGCTGAAGGCGGAGGGGACAGCACTCGTCTTGTCCGTTCACGAACCGCAGCTCATCGAAGCTGTCGCGGATACAGTATATGTATTACATGAAGGGCAGACCATCCGGACGATTCATGGAGCGGAGAAGCTGAAGAGTGCTCCAGTAGTGAATATCGTCTATACGGCACTGCCGGGACAAGCCCAGCAGGCTCTGGAAGCCTTGTCTGGAGTCATCCGCGTGCTACCGGAGCCGGATTTTGCCGGTACAGCTTGTACAGGGTTGACTGTAGATCAGCAAATGTCAGATACATGCCTGAAGCAGATTCTTGCAGCGGGCGGTTCTATAGTTTCGGTGAAGCCTCTCGGGGGATTAAGTGACCTGGCCGAGTGGATGGACCCCAAGGATCAGAGCGGGAGTGAACGCGGGTGA
- a CDS encoding four-helix bundle copper-binding protein — MTRIQYQECINALIKCMDACNYSYVSSLKEYDLADLRESIQLDRECADICSFAIQAMTRRSPFVAEILKLCADICDRCADTSSRHKHNHCQDCIDTCRNAAMACRRVSEAVEVYA, encoded by the coding sequence ATGACCCGAATTCAATATCAGGAATGCATTAATGCTTTGATTAAATGTATGGATGCCTGTAACTATAGCTATGTCTCAAGCCTCAAGGAATATGATCTGGCCGATCTGCGGGAGAGCATCCAGCTGGACCGTGAATGCGCAGACATCTGCTCCTTCGCTATTCAAGCGATGACCCGCCGAAGCCCGTTCGTGGCCGAAATCCTCAAATTATGTGCTGACATCTGTGACCGCTGCGCCGACACAAGCAGCCGTCATAAGCATAACCATTGCCAGGATTGCATCGATACCTGCCGCAATGCAGCCATGGCCTGCAGAAGGGTCAGTGAAGCTGTTGAAGTCTACGCCTGA
- a CDS encoding ABC transporter transmembrane domain-containing protein → MFSVLRNLGWFFRREKRRYTIGLILLIVVGVLELLPPRLLGNAIDEIVTGAITAGSLMKYIGLIVLMLLIIYWITYIWMHKLFGGSNLVERLLRSRFMNHLMTMTPAFFERNRTGDLMARATNDIRAVSATVGFGMLTLVDSTVYLTVVLFAMGFLVSWKLTLAAVIPLPMIAVAMVFYGKAIHDRYSLAQDAFGDMNDQVLESVSGIRVIRAYVQERHDEKCFSDITDDVYRKNMAVARVDAFFEPTIRLFVGLSYIIALTYGIYLVFRNQITLGDLVSFNMYLGMIVWPMFAIGELINIMQRGGASLERIDETLNAKPDVKDVPHPVPVAQPTTIELKDVTFRYPTSTIDNLSGVSLSLSQGQTLGVVGRTGSGKSTLLKQLLHEYPAGTGEILISGVPITQIALDQLHSWMGYVPQEQILFSKSVRENIQFGHSGASDERIMQAITAAAFQNDLGTLSDGLDTMVGERGVSLSGGQKQRVSISRAFIANPDILILDDALSAVDARTEAKIIENIREERSGKTTLISTHRLSAIEHADLIVVLEDGHITEQGTHQELLELGGWYREQFDRQQVENNLTNE, encoded by the coding sequence TTGTTCTCCGTACTCCGAAATCTCGGCTGGTTCTTCCGCCGGGAAAAAAGGCGCTATACTATAGGCCTCATCCTTCTTATTGTGGTAGGTGTGTTAGAACTCCTGCCTCCACGCCTGCTCGGCAACGCCATTGACGAAATCGTCACCGGTGCCATCACTGCAGGTTCACTCATGAAATACATTGGCCTGATCGTACTTATGCTGCTGATCATTTACTGGATCACCTACATATGGATGCATAAGCTGTTCGGGGGATCGAATCTGGTGGAGCGTCTGCTCCGCTCACGCTTCATGAATCATCTCATGACGATGACCCCCGCCTTCTTCGAGCGTAACCGCACCGGGGATCTGATGGCCCGCGCCACCAATGATATCCGCGCGGTATCCGCCACCGTGGGCTTCGGGATGCTCACCCTTGTCGACTCCACTGTGTATCTCACGGTTGTCCTGTTCGCTATGGGGTTCCTGGTCAGCTGGAAGCTGACACTGGCTGCCGTCATCCCGCTTCCGATGATTGCGGTAGCCATGGTGTTCTACGGCAAAGCGATCCACGACCGTTACAGTCTGGCGCAGGATGCCTTCGGTGACATGAACGACCAGGTACTGGAATCCGTATCGGGCATCCGCGTCATCCGTGCTTATGTGCAGGAGCGGCATGATGAGAAGTGCTTCTCTGACATTACAGATGATGTATACCGCAAAAATATGGCGGTCGCCCGGGTCGATGCCTTCTTCGAGCCGACGATCCGCTTGTTCGTGGGCCTTAGTTATATCATCGCTCTGACCTACGGAATCTATCTCGTATTCCGCAATCAGATTACGCTTGGCGATCTGGTATCATTCAATATGTATCTCGGGATGATTGTGTGGCCGATGTTCGCCATCGGCGAGCTGATTAATATCATGCAGCGCGGCGGCGCTTCATTGGAGCGGATCGACGAGACGCTGAATGCGAAGCCTGATGTCAAGGATGTGCCTCATCCGGTTCCGGTAGCCCAGCCGACTACCATCGAGTTGAAGGATGTAACCTTCCGCTATCCGACCTCTACCATCGACAATCTCAGCGGAGTCAGCTTGTCTCTCTCCCAGGGCCAGACGCTTGGCGTGGTCGGACGGACCGGCAGCGGCAAATCGACGCTGCTGAAGCAGCTGCTGCATGAATATCCGGCTGGCACAGGTGAGATTCTGATCTCCGGTGTGCCGATCACCCAGATTGCTCTCGACCAGCTTCACAGCTGGATGGGCTACGTGCCGCAGGAACAGATCCTCTTCTCCAAGTCCGTGCGCGAGAACATCCAGTTCGGACATTCCGGGGCCAGCGATGAACGGATCATGCAGGCGATTACCGCCGCAGCCTTCCAGAATGACCTCGGCACGTTGTCTGACGGGCTGGATACGATGGTTGGCGAGCGCGGCGTCTCCCTCTCCGGCGGACAGAAGCAGCGGGTCTCCATCTCCCGGGCCTTCATCGCGAATCCTGACATTCTGATTCTGGATGATGCTCTGTCTGCCGTGGACGCGCGGACAGAAGCGAAGATTATCGAGAACATCCGCGAGGAGCGCAGCGGCAAAACGACGCTGATCTCCACCCACCGCCTCTCGGCGATTGAGCATGCCGATCTGATCGTTGTCCTCGAAGACGGGCATATTACAGAACAAGGTACACACCAGGAGCTGCTGGAACTCGGCGGCTGGTACCGTGAGCAGTTCGACCGCCAGCAGGTTGAGAATAATCTGACGAATGAATAA
- a CDS encoding ABC transporter ATP-binding protein, translating into MKSWKSYYTFVRPYMKWIVLTLIIGMVKFSIPLTLPMILKYVVDELLGNPALTIAERVSKLMTVIGGGLVLFVIVRGPVEYYRQYFAQLITSKVLFDMRNKLYGHLQRLSLRYYQNTKVGEAISRFINDVEQSKNLVEVGMMNVWLDMFTLLFALGFMLYLNPVLTLVAIAILPLYGIAVNTLYKRLKVLTKDRSQALAVIQGYLHERIQGIAVIRSFTMERVDQQQFEEINGKFLQKALAQTRWNAFTFAIINTLTDIAPLLVIGYGGYQVIQGNLTLGTFVAFFGYLDRMYAPLRRLINSSTVLTQASASLERVLELLNEPYDIVDAPGAKPLLKPAGKIEFSKVWFKYSDEHEWVLRDINLSIAPGQTVAFVGMSGGGKSSLISLIPRFYDISEGSLRMDGHDIRGLTQESLRRTVGMVLQDNFLFSGSVRDNIRFGNPEAGEEEVMKAAVSANAHDFIMQLPEGYDTEVGERGVKLSGGQKQRVAIARVFLKDPKVLILDEATSALDLESEHLIQQALQSLASERTTLIVAHRLSTITHADQIIVLENGEITERGTHEELMGLAGSYARLFNVQRLDA; encoded by the coding sequence GTGAAATCTTGGAAATCTTATTATACCTTTGTTCGGCCGTATATGAAATGGATTGTGCTCACTCTGATCATCGGGATGGTCAAATTCAGCATTCCGCTGACGCTGCCGATGATTCTGAAATATGTGGTCGATGAGCTGCTGGGTAATCCCGCACTGACGATAGCGGAGCGGGTCTCGAAGCTGATGACGGTGATAGGCGGGGGCCTTGTTCTATTCGTGATTGTCCGCGGGCCGGTGGAGTATTACCGCCAGTATTTCGCCCAGCTGATTACGAGCAAGGTGTTATTCGATATGCGCAACAAGCTCTACGGGCATCTGCAGCGGCTGTCGCTGCGTTATTACCAGAATACGAAGGTAGGCGAGGCTATCTCCCGGTTCATTAACGATGTGGAGCAGTCGAAGAACCTGGTTGAGGTCGGAATGATGAATGTCTGGCTGGATATGTTCACCCTGCTCTTCGCCCTGGGCTTCATGCTCTATCTGAATCCGGTGCTGACGCTGGTGGCGATTGCGATTCTGCCGCTGTATGGCATTGCCGTCAATACGCTGTACAAACGCCTAAAGGTATTGACCAAAGACCGGTCGCAGGCTCTTGCCGTCATACAGGGCTATCTGCATGAACGAATTCAAGGGATTGCGGTCATCCGCAGCTTCACGATGGAGCGGGTAGACCAGCAGCAATTCGAGGAGATCAACGGCAAGTTTCTGCAAAAAGCGCTGGCGCAAACGCGTTGGAATGCCTTTACCTTCGCGATTATCAACACCCTGACCGATATTGCTCCGCTGCTTGTCATCGGATACGGGGGATACCAGGTCATCCAGGGCAATTTGACCCTCGGAACCTTCGTGGCCTTCTTCGGCTATCTGGACCGGATGTATGCGCCGCTGCGCCGGCTGATTAATTCCTCGACGGTGCTGACCCAGGCATCGGCCTCGCTGGAGCGTGTGCTGGAGCTGCTGAATGAGCCGTATGATATTGTTGATGCTCCGGGCGCGAAGCCGCTGCTGAAGCCAGCCGGGAAGATCGAATTCAGCAAGGTGTGGTTCAAGTACAGCGACGAGCATGAGTGGGTGCTGCGGGACATTAATCTGAGCATTGCTCCAGGCCAGACGGTGGCTTTTGTCGGGATGAGCGGTGGCGGCAAATCCTCGCTGATCAGCCTGATCCCGCGCTTCTACGACATCAGCGAAGGCAGTTTGCGCATGGATGGCCACGATATCCGCGGACTGACGCAGGAGAGTCTGCGGCGGACGGTGGGCATGGTGCTGCAGGATAATTTCCTGTTCAGCGGCTCGGTACGCGACAACATCCGGTTCGGCAACCCGGAAGCGGGGGAAGAGGAGGTCATGAAGGCGGCGGTGTCTGCGAATGCCCACGACTTCATCATGCAGCTGCCGGAAGGCTATGATACCGAGGTGGGGGAGCGGGGTGTGAAGCTGTCCGGCGGACAGAAGCAGCGCGTGGCGATTGCACGGGTATTCCTGAAAGACCCCAAGGTGCTGATTCTGGACGAAGCGACCTCCGCGCTGGATTTGGAATCTGAGCACCTGATTCAGCAGGCATTGCAATCCTTGGCATCTGAGCGGACGACGCTGATTGTGGCCCACAGGCTGTCCACGATTACCCATGCCGACCAGATTATCGTGCTGGAGAACGGGGAAATCACCGAACGCGGCACCCATGAAGAGCTCATGGGACTTGCGGGGAGTTACGCCCGGTTGTTCAACGTTCAACGGCTGGATGCTTAA
- a CDS encoding winged helix DNA-binding domain-containing protein gives MDEVKMMITYSLSKRQARLFLLRHQRLVPDGLPGGKQSIYDFVRHVGCIQYDPLSIAGHNHELVLQARIPGFVPEMANELLYKDRLLIDGWDKNMSIYCTEDWPYFQRRREAAARHQHNEAMAAMITHVRAELDARGPLSSLDFASKEKIDWSWAPARLSRAAMESMYFWGELSIHHRVHTRRYYDFTAKLLPPELLSASDPNETLEQHHDWYVLRRIGSIGLQWNRSGDGWLGIAGLKSKERTASVQRLLEKDLLREVQVDGLKLPLYIRTADLPELEAVLLEDDTTGADESAAGSQAGNKGGAGHAEGASSFAAALAPLDNLLWDRELILQLFGFQYRWEVYKPVLEREYGYYVLPLLYGDRFIGRLEPVMNKKTGVLTIVRWWWEDGEALERTMLPALTGAFSSLQRSTGATAIRFAPDVVHSCGLQELEEALSATATPVKTN, from the coding sequence ATGGATGAGGTGAAGATGATGATAACCTACAGTCTTAGCAAGCGGCAAGCCCGGCTGTTCCTGCTGCGCCATCAGCGGCTTGTCCCGGATGGATTGCCCGGCGGTAAGCAGAGCATCTATGACTTCGTCCGGCATGTAGGCTGTATTCAGTATGATCCGCTCAGCATAGCCGGACATAACCACGAGCTGGTACTTCAGGCGAGAATCCCCGGCTTCGTGCCCGAGATGGCCAATGAGCTGCTATATAAGGACAGACTGCTGATTGACGGCTGGGATAAGAACATGTCGATTTACTGTACAGAGGATTGGCCGTATTTCCAGCGGCGCCGGGAAGCTGCCGCCAGGCATCAGCATAACGAGGCTATGGCGGCCATGATTACTCATGTCCGCGCGGAGCTGGATGCACGCGGACCGCTCTCTTCACTGGACTTTGCGAGCAAAGAGAAGATCGACTGGTCCTGGGCTCCGGCAAGACTCTCCCGGGCTGCTATGGAGAGCATGTACTTCTGGGGCGAGCTATCCATCCATCACCGGGTGCACACCCGCCGTTATTACGACTTCACTGCCAAGCTGCTTCCTCCTGAACTGCTTAGCGCAAGCGATCCTAACGAGACGCTGGAGCAGCATCACGATTGGTATGTGCTGCGCCGGATTGGCAGTATCGGCCTGCAATGGAACCGGTCCGGGGACGGCTGGCTCGGCATTGCAGGCCTGAAGAGTAAGGAGCGGACAGCATCTGTGCAGCGGCTGCTGGAGAAGGACCTGCTCCGCGAGGTACAGGTGGATGGACTAAAGCTCCCGCTATACATCCGCACAGCAGACCTCCCTGAGCTTGAAGCCGTATTGCTTGAAGATGATACTACGGGTGCAGATGAGTCCGCAGCAGGGTCTCAGGCTGGTAATAAAGGCGGGGCCGGTCATGCTGAGGGAGCGTCATCCTTCGCAGCGGCACTGGCTCCTCTGGACAATCTGCTGTGGGACAGAGAGCTGATCCTACAGCTATTTGGCTTTCAATACCGCTGGGAGGTCTATAAGCCAGTGCTTGAACGGGAATACGGCTACTATGTCCTCCCCCTCCTCTACGGCGACCGCTTCATCGGCCGGCTGGAGCCGGTGATGAACAAGAAGACCGGCGTGCTGACCATCGTCCGCTGGTGGTGGGAGGACGGGGAGGCGCTTGAACGCACCATGCTCCCCGCGCTCACCGGAGCCTTCTCCTCGTTGCAACGCTCGACCGGAGCCACCGCGATCCGCTTCGCGCCGGATGTCGTTCACTCCTGCGGACTGCAGGAGCTGGAGGAGGCGCTGTCTGCTACAGCTACGCCTGTAAAGACAAATTAA
- a CDS encoding ADP-heptose synthase, with protein MPRQFVTEAVMMAIYGQLLIPRSPVEYIVPYTTIMELYELRDSDEPVMSQADDDKHVRLRIRELINYFEEPLNAKKINRCLNIPWAKSSGILLGGHAQITIINSMDNASYGEAFDPIETELLLASQREKVPILTDQFELIQRIIEGGVPVQVYDIDDFEFAMEEETFRSSH; from the coding sequence ATGCCCAGACAATTTGTGACGGAAGCCGTCATGATGGCGATTTACGGCCAGCTTCTCATTCCGCGGAGCCCTGTAGAATATATAGTCCCTTATACCACAATTATGGAGCTGTACGAGCTGCGGGACAGCGATGAGCCGGTGATGAGCCAGGCGGATGACGACAAGCATGTCAGACTCAGAATCCGTGAGCTGATCAACTATTTCGAGGAGCCGCTAAATGCCAAGAAGATTAACCGCTGCCTGAATATCCCCTGGGCCAAAAGCTCCGGCATCCTCCTCGGCGGACACGCGCAGATTACCATCATCAACAGCATGGACAATGCCTCCTACGGCGAAGCTTTCGATCCGATTGAGACAGAGCTGCTGCTGGCTTCCCAGCGTGAGAAGGTGCCGATTCTGACCGACCAGTTCGAGCTGATCCAGCGCATCATTGAAGGCGGGGTTCCCGTCCAGGTGTATGATATTGATGATTTCGAATTCGCCATGGAGGAAGAAACCTTCCGCAGCTCACACTGA
- a CDS encoding molybdenum cofactor biosynthesis protein B produces the protein MSSVEEHRSEAPDSVACYIITVSDTRTTDTDTGGPLIQSLLEAAGYNVIGRTIVKDDYEDIRELVYKSSVHSGIEAVLLTGGTGISPRDTTYEAVASLLDKSLPGFGEIFRLLSFTEDIGSAAMLSRAIAGTIGSTAVFSMPGSTGAIKLAMERLILPELRHVMREIYKRS, from the coding sequence ATATCATCCGTCGAAGAACACCGGAGCGAAGCCCCGGATTCAGTCGCTTGCTACATCATAACGGTCTCGGATACCCGGACCACCGATACGGACACAGGAGGTCCGCTGATCCAGAGCCTGCTGGAAGCCGCCGGTTATAACGTGATCGGCCGCACCATCGTGAAGGATGATTATGAGGATATCCGGGAGCTGGTCTACAAAAGCTCCGTTCATTCCGGCATCGAAGCCGTGCTTCTGACCGGAGGGACCGGTATTTCCCCCCGTGACACCACCTATGAGGCCGTAGCCTCTTTGCTGGACAAGTCGCTGCCGGGCTTCGGGGAGATTTTCCGGCTGCTTAGCTTCACAGAAGATATCGGCTCTGCCGCTATGCTCAGCCGGGCCATTGCCGGGACGATCGGCAGTACCGCTGTCTTCTCCATGCCGGGCTCCACCGGTGCGATCAAGCTGGCCATGGAACGGCTGATCCTGCCCGAGCTGCGCCATGTCATGCGCGAGATTTACAAGCGTTCCTGA
- a CDS encoding GTP-binding protein: MEQSLPVYILSGFLGSGKTTLLQRLLDHWNLQGLRPAVIMNELGEVNLDGLLVEQSVPMAEMLGGCICCTSRGDLSTELTTLIKKESPDVVIIEATGAANPLEIVDAVTETSLYQQVELKGLITVVDAAHLLELYRSQQGATYRLMQEQIRCASVLILNKTDRIQAAEIAEISEVLRKWNAYAEILPAVRCELEPEVLLGSVGAVHMDDRSAGGEQVESGAEGAMHASHDHVMAYTHYFQNPVNSEEFERFVKELPRDVYRAKGIVTFTDTSSRFLFQYAYREADFMRITPQGEVPDVAVFIGEHFSSGDLRRELLRLERRLVTRPAAVKRSL, encoded by the coding sequence TTGGAACAGTCATTACCAGTATATATTTTGTCGGGATTTCTCGGCAGCGGCAAGACCACATTACTACAGCGTCTTTTGGATCATTGGAACCTTCAGGGCTTGCGGCCGGCTGTAATCATGAACGAGCTGGGTGAAGTGAATCTGGATGGCTTGCTGGTGGAGCAGTCTGTGCCCATGGCTGAGATGCTGGGCGGCTGCATCTGCTGCACAAGCAGGGGGGACTTAAGTACGGAGCTGACCACGCTAATCAAAAAAGAATCGCCGGATGTAGTTATCATCGAGGCTACGGGTGCAGCCAACCCGCTGGAGATTGTGGATGCGGTGACGGAGACCTCTTTATATCAGCAAGTGGAGCTGAAGGGGCTGATTACCGTCGTCGATGCCGCCCATCTGCTGGAGCTGTACCGTTCCCAGCAAGGGGCTACCTACCGTCTGATGCAGGAGCAGATCCGCTGTGCATCCGTCCTGATCCTGAACAAGACAGACCGCATTCAAGCCGCAGAGATTGCAGAGATCTCGGAAGTATTGCGCAAGTGGAACGCCTACGCGGAGATTCTGCCGGCGGTACGCTGTGAACTGGAGCCAGAAGTGCTGCTGGGTAGTGTGGGAGCCGTTCATATGGATGACCGGTCTGCGGGCGGGGAGCAGGTGGAGAGCGGGGCTGAGGGGGCGATGCATGCGTCCCATGATCATGTGATGGCTTACACCCATTATTTCCAGAATCCCGTGAACAGCGAGGAATTTGAACGGTTTGTGAAGGAGCTGCCGCGCGATGTGTACCGGGCCAAGGGAATCGTAACTTTTACAGATACCTCCAGCCGGTTTCTATTTCAGTACGCCTACAGGGAGGCGGATTTCATGAGAATTACGCCCCAAGGCGAGGTGCCGGATGTTGCGGTATTTATCGGTGAGCATTTCTCCTCCGGCGATCTGCGCAGGGAGCTTCTGCGCCTGGAGAGACGTCTAGTGACCAGACCCGCAGCGGTCAAACGAAGCCTATAG
- a CDS encoding ABC transporter ATP-binding protein: MTQSTGKRLLQYALTAKKTFIAALLLLTIGVAAELAGPFIAKSMIDNHLLAIEKPYFQTASPKDAAEYNNTYYKRGDRFAAGEAKGQEVRLLQAGRSFYFINEAVPKAEGERSFTDGKLQIKYGEQTTVYPAVKLSAGDLFSFYKPELPGIYQLVALYAMFLVISIIAEFGKTYWLQSSANQVIRKLRTDVYAHIQRLPVYFFDNLPAGKVVSRVTNDTEAVKDLFIAVLSNFATGIINITGVYVALFLLDVKLGLVSLFVVPIIILWIVLYRKIATKYNTIIRSRLSEINAIINESIQGMSIIRIFRRQKQSSAEFEQLNDDYLKYQNKMLNLNAFTSHNLVNSLRSLSFVLVLWYFGFGSLDGSTFVSLGVLYAFVDVLGRMFQPITGMVNQLANLDSSMVSAGRVFTLMDEPGEPVTDGSMPRYKGNVVFKDVSFAYKKDFVLRDISFEARPGETVALVGHTGSGKSSIINLLFRFYDPQQGSITIDGQKVKDLPKQWLRSHMGIVLQDPYLFTGTIASNVSLGDERISRERVERALREVGADKLLAHLPQGFDEPVIEKGSTLSAGQRQLISFARALSFDPAILILDEATSNIDTETESIIQQALEVLKKGRTTFIIAHRLSTIRSADQILVLHRGQIVERGSHDELMAQGGRYFRMYQLQLGAGAGNGPGEPAPESGDSASAAGLRPSLEQI; this comes from the coding sequence TTGACACAGAGTACAGGCAAACGTCTGCTGCAATATGCACTGACCGCCAAAAAGACCTTCATCGCCGCCCTTCTGCTCCTTACGATCGGAGTAGCGGCTGAGCTGGCAGGGCCTTTTATCGCCAAGAGCATGATTGACAATCATCTGCTTGCGATTGAGAAGCCCTACTTCCAGACAGCCTCGCCGAAGGATGCTGCGGAATATAACAACACTTATTACAAACGCGGTGACCGTTTTGCCGCAGGTGAAGCCAAGGGCCAGGAAGTCCGTCTGCTTCAGGCAGGCAGAAGCTTCTACTTCATCAATGAAGCTGTACCAAAGGCCGAAGGCGAGCGCAGCTTCACGGACGGTAAGCTCCAGATCAAATATGGCGAGCAGACCACGGTCTATCCGGCCGTCAAGCTGTCGGCTGGTGATCTGTTCTCCTTCTACAAGCCGGAGCTTCCGGGAATCTATCAACTGGTCGCTCTATACGCCATGTTCCTTGTGATCTCTATTATTGCTGAGTTCGGCAAAACCTACTGGCTGCAATCGTCTGCCAATCAGGTCATCCGCAAGCTGCGGACCGATGTCTATGCCCATATCCAGCGCCTGCCGGTCTATTTCTTCGATAACCTGCCTGCCGGAAAGGTAGTCTCCCGGGTAACCAATGATACAGAAGCGGTCAAGGATCTCTTCATTGCCGTGTTATCCAACTTCGCTACAGGGATCATCAATATCACCGGTGTCTATGTAGCCCTCTTCCTGCTGGATGTGAAGCTGGGACTGGTCAGTTTGTTCGTTGTACCGATTATTATTCTTTGGATCGTGCTGTACCGCAAAATCGCTACCAAATACAACACGATCATCCGCTCGCGGCTTAGTGAGATTAATGCCATTATCAATGAATCGATTCAAGGGATGTCGATCATCCGGATTTTCCGCCGCCAGAAGCAGAGTAGTGCTGAATTCGAGCAGCTCAATGACGACTATCTGAAATATCAGAACAAAATGCTCAACCTGAACGCCTTCACCTCCCACAACCTGGTGAACTCGCTGCGCAGCCTCTCCTTCGTGCTGGTACTGTGGTATTTCGGCTTCGGCAGCCTGGACGGTTCAACCTTCGTATCGCTTGGCGTTCTCTATGCGTTCGTCGATGTTCTGGGCCGGATGTTCCAGCCGATTACGGGCATGGTCAACCAGCTGGCGAATCTGGACAGCTCAATGGTCTCCGCCGGCCGCGTATTCACGCTGATGGATGAGCCGGGAGAGCCGGTCACTGACGGATCGATGCCGCGATACAAGGGAAATGTCGTATTCAAGGATGTCTCCTTTGCTTATAAAAAGGACTTCGTCCTGCGCGATATCTCCTTCGAGGCGCGCCCTGGTGAGACTGTCGCCCTTGTCGGCCATACCGGCTCCGGCAAAAGCTCCATCATCAACCTGCTGTTCCGCTTCTATGATCCGCAGCAAGGAAGCATAACGATCGATGGGCAAAAGGTCAAGGATCTGCCGAAGCAATGGCTGCGCAGTCATATGGGCATCGTGCTTCAGGACCCCTACCTCTTCACCGGTACCATTGCCTCCAATGTCAGTCTGGGTGACGAACGGATCTCAAGAGAGCGTGTCGAACGCGCCTTGCGCGAGGTAGGGGCCGATAAACTGCTGGCCCATCTGCCGCAAGGCTTCGATGAACCTGTCATTGAGAAGGGCAGCACCCTGTCCGCCGGACAGCGGCAGCTGATCTCCTTCGCCAGAGCGTTATCCTTCGATCCGGCGATCCTGATTCTGGATGAAGCCACGTCCAACATCGATACCGAGACCGAGAGCATTATCCAGCAAGCATTGGAGGTGCTGAAAAAAGGGCGGACCACCTTCATCATCGCCCACCGGCTGTCCACCATCCGCAGTGCGGACCAGATTCTGGTACTGCACCGGGGCCAGATCGTCGAACGCGGCAGCCATGATGAGCTGATGGCACAGGGCGGCAGATACTTCCGCATGTATCAGCTTCAGCTGGGTGCAGGTGCCGGGAACGGCCCGGGCGAGCCGGCTCCGGAGTCCGGGGACTCTGCTTCTGCCGCCGGACTCCGGCCATCGCTGGAACAGATCTAG